The genomic DNA TGAACGGGCTGTCGCTCAAAGAAGACGGCTGGAAATACGATGCTTATCGGCAGTTTGCGTTGAAGCTCGCCGATACGGAATATTTATTTCCTTGCATTCCGGCAACGATCGGCTTTAAACGGGGGCAATTCAGGTACGGATTCGCCAGCGATCCCCGCACGGACGAGGCTGCGGCAGAGCTGGCCGGACTGCTGGGGAGCTTCGGTGTGGAATCGCGAAGCTTCGGGAAATACACATCGCTGATACTCTTTTTCAAGACGCCGCAGGAGCTGGTACAGAGATGTAGCGTGGAGGAATACAGGGAAATCTTCTGGAGGCTGCTGCTCAAAGCGAGGGAGCTGGACGACCGGGACTGGCCAGAGCATATCCCTGGAGATCCCCATGATCCGCTCTGGGAATACTGCTTCGGCCAAGAGCAATATTTTGTGTACTGCGCCACTCCGGCCCATCGCCTGCGGCAAAGCCGGCATTTTCCTTATTTCATTATGGCGATTACGCCCCGCTGGGTGCTGGTGGAATTTAACGCGTCCGCCGGAGCTGCAGCCCATATCAAGCATAAAATCAGGGAGCGGATTGTGGGATATGATGCAGTCGGCATTCATCCCGATTTGAACAGCTATGGAAACGAAAATAATTTTGAGTGGAAGCAGTATTTTCTCGGGGATGATTCGGTTCCATCAGCTTCACGCTGCCCATTCTCCGATTTTCGCTCCAACAAAACTTGACCCGGTAGTCGTACAATCCTCCCTCCCTGAATAAAATGGTACAAGTTCGGGCGACGATTTGCGCCATGGGAGGAGAGGATGAGGCATGAGCTTGTTTGTAAGTTATATTTTGCTGGGACTGTCGCTGGCCGCGCCGATCGGTCCCATCAATGCCGCACAAATGGACCGGGGGATTCGCGGCGGCTTTTGGAATTCCTGGGTGCTGGGACTCGGATCTTTATGCGCCGATTTTATATTTATCGGTCTTGTTTATTTCGGTACGGTTCACTTCCTGCAGGTTCCTTTCGTAAAAACCTTTCTGTGGCTGTTCGGCAGCTTCGTGCTCCTGTACAGCGGCTGGGAGGGGCTGAGGGGAGCGAGAGAGGTAGCGGAATATCGGAACGCCAGGCAGGAGTCCTTATATAAATCCTTTGGCGCGGGCTTCATCCTGTCGATTTCCAACCCTTTGTCGATCATGTTCTGGCTGGGGATTTACGGCTCAATCTTGGCGAAGGCGGCTCAAACCTACGGCACGAAGGAGCTCGTCCTTTATACCTCTGCAGTCGTAATGGGCCTGGTGATTTGGGATTTGACCATGGCGGCCATGTCCAGCGGGTTTCGCTGGCTGCTAACTCCGCGTCTCTTAACGGGCATTTCCGTGCTCTCCGGGCTGTCGCTCATTGTCTTTGGCTTTTATTTCGGCTGGCAGGCCTATCTGGAGCTGTTCGGGTAACATCGTAAAAACGCACATAAGCTTCTTAGAGCTGGACATTTGGCGTATTCGGTGCTTTGGCTAATCTGGATATGAACGCCGATACAGGGCAAAGCCCGGCATCGGGCGCAGCGCGTACAGATTTAGCACAAAGGAGTGGGGAAAGCATGCCAAAGATCGCGGACAAATATTTGGCGGTAGATCCGTGGAAGGTCGTAGAGGAAGGTTTTGATGCGGGGCGGAACCGGGTGTCGGAATCGATTTTTTCACTAGGCAACGAATATATGGGGGTCAGGGGGTATCCGGAAGAAGGATACCGCGGGGATACGCTGCTTGGGAGTTACTTTAACGGGCTGTTCGAAGAAAGCAAAGTGGAGGCGCATTACAAAGGGATTATCCAGTCGCTGCGCTTCATGGTCAACGCGGTGGATTGGCTCTATACGCGGATTATGGCGGACGGAGAGACCTTTGACATGGCGGCGAGCGCGTTCTCGGACTTTCGGCGCGAGCTCGATTTCAGGAGCGGAATCTATAAACGTGAATTGGTATGGCATTTGGCTAACGGCAAAAGGCTTAAATTGACGTTCGAGCGTTTTGTCAGCATGCGCATATCGAACCTGGGCTGTCAGCGGATTATCTTCGAGCCGCTGAATTTCTCCGGCACGATCCGGGTCATAGCGGGCCTGGATTTTGCCGTGCTGCACGAGGATCAGGGACGCACGTACTGGGAAGCGGTGCGGAGCGGGGAACAGAGTGGGAATACCGCCATGCTTGGCCGGACGGTACAGACGAAGAACCGCCTGTTCTCCGGGTTTCGGCTGGAGGCGACCGATGTGGTGGAGAACGTGGCGGCAACGGGAGCAACGGGTTGCGACGGGCGCTTTATCGGCCGGGAGCTGCTGCTCAGCTTGGAACAAGGCCAAAGGACGGTTATGGACAAGCTGACGGTGAATCTGGCGGAAAAAGACGTAAGCCGCTCGGACGAGGAACTATGGAACGACGGGCTGGAGCTGGCCCTGCGCTGCGCAGATCTCGACTATGATACCGCGGCTGCGCAGCAGCGGGAGTATTGGACCCGAGTATGGGAGACATCCGACATTGTCATTGACGGTGATCCCGAGAACCAGCAGGGTATCCGGTTTTGTATTTTTCAGCTGTACCAGACGTACCATGGGGATAATCCGGGCTTTAACATCGGGGCGAAGGGCCTGACAGGCGAAGCCTATCGCGGGCTTGCCTTCTGGGATACGGAGTCGTATTGCCTGCCTTTCTATATATTTAACAATCCAAAGGCGGCCCGCAGCTTGCTGGAATTCCGCTACAGGTCTCTGCCCCATGCCCTGGAAAGAGCGAAAGAGCTCGACTGCGAGGGGGCGTTCTATCCGATCGCCACGATCGATGGAACGGAGAGCTGCGATTTGTGGCAGCATTCCAACCTGCAGCTTCACGTTGGCACGGCGGTGGCTTATGGGATTCGGCATTATGTGAGCATTACGGGAGATACGAGCTTTTTATATGAAAAAGGCGCAGAAATGCTGGTTCAGATTTGCCGGTTCTATGCCACGCGCGGGCAATACGGGCAAAAGACGGGCGAATTCGGCTATTTCGGCGTGATGGGGCCCGACGAGTTCCAGCTGATGGTCAACAACAATTGCTATATTAACTGGATGGCTAAAAAGCTGTTCGAATATACGCTGAAAGTGCTCGGTGAAATGCGCAAGGCCGATTTTGGCGCATTTGCTGCGCTGGCGGAGCGCCTGGCTTTGACGGAAGATGAACAGGCGGATTGGCGGGAGAAGGCCGATCGTATGAAAATTCCCCAAGATCAAGAGAAGGGAATTTATGAGGAGCATGATGGGTTTTTCGATATGCCGCATCTGGATATCCATTCGATTCCGGTGGCGGAATTCCCGTTATACGCGCACTGGTCGTATGACCGGCTGTATCGCTACGATATGATCAAGCAGCCGGACGTGCTGATGTTCATGTTCCTGTACAGCAGCGAATTCACTCGCGCGGCCAAGCGCGCCAACTACGATTATTACGAGCCGAGATGTATTCACGAGTCCTCCCTGTCGCCGTCGATCCATTCCATCCTCGCCGCTGAGATCGGCCGTCCAGAGGAGGCTTATAAGTTCTTCGAGTTCGCGACCCGGCTTGATCTGGACAATTACAACCGCAATACGCGGGAAGGGCTGCATACGACTTCGATCGCTGCGGCCTGGATGAACATCGTGTATGGCTTCGGGGGCATGCGCTCCGACGGGGATAAGCTGGTGTTCCACCCGAGTATTCCGGATCGCTGGGAACGGTACAGGTTCCAGGTGTTCTACCGGGGAACCAGACTGATGGTCGAAGTCAACCAGAAATATGCAGCTTTGCGCGTTGCCAGTGGCCCTGACGTAGAGATCACCGTTTACGGCAGAGATTATCGCGTTGCAGCCGCCGGGGTAAAGGTCGGGTTGGAACAGGCGAAGGCGGGGGAGCCGGGATGAGCTGGATTGTACAGGAAAATGGTTTTGATCGGCGGCGGATAACGGCGAACGGGAATAAATTCATGATCGGCAACGGTTATATGGGCTACAGGGGCACGCTGGAGGAATTTGGCCGGGCCGAACTGACGGCAGTGACGCTCGCTGGCCTCTATGACCGGGCAGGAGATCAGTGGAGAGAGCCGGTCAACGCTCCGAACGGCATGTTCACCCAGATTTACTGTGAGGGAGAACTTCTCGATGTGTTGGCCGGGGAGCCGCTGGAGCATGTCCAGGAGCTGGACATCCGGCATGCGGTGCACCGCCGCCGGACGGTATACCGCATGCCAGGCTCGTCAGGCGGCGGCCGGGTTACGGTGAGTATGGAGCGGTTCTGCAGCGCGAAGCGTCTGCATCTGCTCGCGGGTCGAGTCTCCGTGCAGTGCAGCGAGGATTGCGAGCTGTTGATCCGCACGGGCATAGACGGAGATGTATGGGATATCAACGGCCCTCATTTGGCCGGGCTGGCGGGCGCGGATGCGGAAGGCTGCTTGCTGCTTGCCGGTCGGACGCAAGAGCTGCTGGTGCCGGTCGCCGTTGCGGAGGCATGGGCCTGGGCCGGTGCTGGAGAACCGTTAGCGGGGGCTTCGAGGGCAGAAGAGGCAGCGGCTGGAGCGACAGGGGAGATACCGGCTGAGGTGAATGAGTTGCCGTTGCCGTGGAAGACGGAAACGAAGGTGGGAGCAGACTTCGTCTTTCGTGAAATCCGGCTGCGCTGTAAGGCGGGGCAAACTTACACGTTCCATAAATTCACGGCCGTATTTACGGGTTTGGATGAGGGGGGCGATTCGGGGGAAGCTGCGCTGAAATACAGCCGGGAGGCCGCCGCACTCGGATACGAGGCTCTGCTGAAGGAGCATGCCGAGAACTGGGAGCGGAAATGGGAGCGCTCGGACGTGGTCATTCATGGCGACGAGGAGGCCCAGGCTGCCTTGCGGTACAGTCTGTACCAGCTGCATATCATCTCGCCGGGACATTCCGAGAAATTGTCCATCCCGGCGCGCGGCTTGTCGGGTCAGGTGTATAAAGGAGCGGTGTTCTGGGATACGGAGATGTTCATGCTGCCGTTCTATCTGCATACGCAGCCGGAGATCGCGCGCAATCTGCTGATGTACCGGGTGCATACACTGGATGGGGCGCGGCGGAAAGCGGCCGAGTACGGCTACGAGGGCGCGTTTTATGCCTGGGAAAGCCAGGAGACGGGCGACGATGCCTGTACGCTGTTTAATGTCAACGACGTGTTTACCGGCCGCCCGCTGCGGACTTACTTCCGTGACAAGCAGGTTCACATCAGCGCGGATGTCGCTTACGGCATTTGGCAGTACTATCTGTTTACCGGCGACGGAAGCCTTCTGCTCGAGGGGGGAGCCGAGGTTGCCTGGGAATGTGCGCGATTCTACTATTCTTACGCGTATTTCAACCCGGGGAAACAGCACTATGAAATTCTCGATGTCACCGGTCCTGACGAATATCATGAACGGGTACACAACAACGCCTTTACCAATGCTATGGTCAAAAAGTGCCTGTCTATCGCGCTGGAGGCAATGGCTTATTTGCAGGAGAAGCAGCCCTGGCAGTACGAAGCATTGTTGTCAGGCAGTACGGTCATGCCTGAGCAGCTGCGGGAAATGCACGATCGCCTGTATGTTCCGCAGCCGGCTGCAGACAGCCGTCTCATTGAGCAGTTCGACAGATATTACACGCTGGAGGATTTGCCTCTTACCGAACTGCAATCGAGAATGCTGAATCCGCATGAGTATCTAGGCGGGGGAAATGGTCTGGCTACGACGACGCAAATTTTGAAGCAGGCTGACGTAGTGCTTCTGCTGCACTTGTTCGGGGAGGAGTATGACAGGGACACGAAGCGGGCGAACTGGGAATATTACGAGCCTCGCACCGAGCACGGCTCCAGCCTGAGCTCCTGCATCTATGCCCTGGTTGCTGCAGATATCGGGATTCCCGACTGGGCCTACCCTTATTTCATGCGGACGGCTACGATCGATCTGACAGGGGACTCGAAGCAGTATGTCGGCGATTTGTATATTGGCGGCACGCACCCGGCGGCAAATGGGGGAGCTTGGATGGCAGCGGTGCTTGGCTTTGCGGGAATCCGCTTTGACGGCGGAGCAGTGCGATTCAGACCGTCCTTGCCGAGCAAATGGCAGGGGGTGGAATTTCCGCTGTGCCTGCGGAATCAATCTTTCCGGGTTCAGGTTGCTCAATCGAAGGTGACCGTCCAGGCGCATGCGGATAACGTTCGCGGCCTGCAATTCCAATGGGGGGAGCAAATCGGATTTGCCGGGCCAGGCGAGACGGTCAGCTTCACGTGTGAATCCACTTCCCTGAGCTGATCAACTATGAAATGCTGAGAGCATACAGAGTAGAATTTTAAAGGAGAGAAGCACGGTGCTGAACACGATGAAAGGCGCGATATTCGATCTGGACGGCGTGATCGTCGATACGGCCAAATATCATTACTTAGCCTGGCGAGCGCTGGCCAAGCGGCTTGGATTCGATTTTACGGAAGAAGACAATGAACGGCTTAAAGGAGTTAGCCGCATGGAGTCGCTGCGCATACTGCTTGAGATCGGAGGCATAGAGGCCCGGGAGGTGGAGCGGCTGGAGATGGCAAAGATGAAAAACAGGGAGTACGTGAGCTCCATCTCCAAGCTCGATCCCTCCGAAATATTGCCGGGGGTGAGGGAATACCTGGAATTGCTGAGGGGAAGAGGCGTTAAAATTGCATTAGGCTCAGCTAGCCAAAATGCAGCTTTTATATTGTCGCGGCTCGGTATCGCCGGGTTGTTCGACGCCGTGATCGACGGGACGAAAGTGTCGCAGGCCAAGCCTGATCCCGAGGTGTTTCTAGCAGCCAGCGAAGCGCTGGGGCTTAGGCCGTTCGAATGCGTTGTATTTGAGGATGCCGCTGCAGGCGTGGAGGCGGGAAAGGCGGCTGGCTGCAAGGTGGTGGGGATCGGCAGCCCCGGTATTTTGCACCAGGCAGATCGCGTGATCGCTGGACTATACGAACTAATTTAATCAAGCCAAGCGAAACTAAACTCTATTCGTTGTAGCGATCCTGCTTTTTTGGCAGGATTGTTTTTTTGGCTTAAGCATGAAAAAGAGGAAGAGGACAACCCTTGGGACTTTGACAGCTAGATAGGGCTGTGCTAAAAGCTGGCGCTCTCTAGGGGCCCGGGGGCTCCGCCGCAGAATAGCACTCATCGGAGCTGGATGCTCCGCTGTGGGCAGCGTTCCTCGGGCCCGATGGCAGGCAGCGGCTAGCTCCACGTGCGGGTGTAGTGCTGCAGGGTGCGCCCGGGTGGGGTTGCATGATGCGCTCGGGTAAAGTGCTGCAGGGTGCGTCCCGGGTGGGGGCTGAATGATGCGCCCGGGGTGAAGTGTGCAGGGTGCGTCCCAGGTGGGGGGCTGCAGGACGCGCCCGGGGTGAGTGCTACAGGGTGCGCTCCCCGTGCGGCTACTCACAAATGGAGGGCTATTGTCTGTAAAAAGCTAAATGTATTTTATACATCTAGTTCAAGCTCTTTTATCAAAAATCCATGCATTAAATGTAAAACATGCAGTTAGTTTGCCTGAATGGAGCTCATTCGTCGAAATAGCCTAAAACTAAATGTAGGTTTTGCAGTTAGTTCCCCTAACACGGCCAAAACCGATGAACTAACTGCATGAAATACATTTAGTATCTGATCCTGACCATCCAGCAGTTAAGTTTATTGGAGGGTAAGACTCCACTTTTTTTAGAGGGCGTGAGGAATGTGCAGGAATTGTCCCAGTGTAAGGCTAATTTGAAGGAAGGCAGGTGATCATTTTGCATTTTTGCATCATTCAGGCCAAATGTGGGGAGATACTCGGAGAAACTCTGCATTATTGCAGTATTCCCGTGATCAAACTTGAACTGACCCGAATCGAGCGTGTGTTATGAGGTGGACCGGGTAGCAGAATCGAAGAAATGCCCATGATGTGCATAGAAATGCGCATACTTGCCCGTATTTGCAATTGATATAGTTGAGATGCCGGGGGTGTATGGCAGGTGAAAATAAGACTAAAAAATCCGCTCTACAGAATGAATGTGAAGCGGCAGCTTATTTTGCTGTTTCTGGTCGCAATCATTCCGTTATTTGTCCTGAACGCTTATGGCAATTACCGGGCCGGGCAAATTTTGAAGCAGCATGTGACGAACGCCTACATCGAGCTGAACAAGCAAAATTTCAAGCTGATCAGCCGGGATATCGAAGCGATCAACAAGGTAAGCTCGACCGTATTCCAGAATGCGCTGCTGCAGAAATTGAATCCGGTTTCAAGGGAGGAGACGGTGCTGGAACGGGTAAAAAACTACGAAAACCTGGAGAAAGTTCTGGCCTCCTACTCCCAGGACAGTGACGAACGCGAACCGCTGTATTATTCGCTGTACGTTTACGACCCTGACAATACATACAGCTTCGCTCCCTTCTACCCGGGGCCTCGCAAATCAGGTGTATATTTTTTTGACGACGGTGAGAAGCCGGAATGGTTCGATGAGGCAATCGGGAAGAAGGGGCGCGGATATTTGCGGCTTGTGGAGCACTTGTCTCCGCCCACAAGAGGGCAGAGCAGCCAAAAAACACTGGCCTATATCCGGGCCATAAACAGTATTTACACAAATGGAACGATCGGTGTCCTGGTGGTGACGAACTTGGATGCCCGGATCGGCGAATCACTGCGGACGGTATCGCTGCCGGAGGGGGAACTCTTTTTTACCGATGGGAAGAACCGGATATTGGCGGCCAGCACACCTGGGCACGAGGCCGTGCTGAGCTTGCCTGCGGAGGCTGATTCCGGCGAGGCGATGATCGGGGTGACGGATGTCATTACCGACAAGTTTATTTATGTCATTAATTATAATTACGTTCTTCAGCAGAAGCTCGTATACAAGGTCCCCTTGCAGGCACTGCTCCAGCAGCAGAATGAGATCAAACAGGTGATCCAGCTGATTTCGATCGTTTATTTTGCGGTTGGCCTGTTTATTTTGCTGTATTTCTGGCGTTCACTAATGACGCCGCTGCAGCGGCTGGTGTATTTCGTAAGAAGATACGAACCCGGGAACGTTGTCCCGGAAACGCCGAGGATGAAGAGGAACGACGAGATCAGCGTGCTGATTTATACGATATACGACATGGCGCGGCGCCTAAATTCGCTAGTGCATTACAAATATGCGATGGACTTGAAGCAGAAGGAAAGCCAGCTGCAGCTGCTGTATCAGCAGATCAATCCGCATTTGCTGTACAACACGCTAGAGAGCATTTATTGGAAAAGCACGCTAGAGGGCAATACGGCCTCTGCCGAAATGATCAAGGAGCTATCCAAGCTGATGAAGATCAGCCTGAGCCGGGGCAGGGAGTTGATTACACTGGAGGAAGAGCTGGAGCATGCCTCGGCCTATATCAAGCTGCAGCAGCACCGGTACGAATATCAGTTTCACGTTGGCATCGATATTCCGGCGGAGCTGCTTCCGGCAGCCATTCCCAAAATTACGCTGCAGCCGCTTATCGAAAACGCAATTATCCACGGGGTGAGGCATATGGGAGAAGACGGCGAAATATGGATCAGCGCCTCCGGAGACGAGGAGTACCTGTTCATTCGCATTGAGGATAACGGCTATAAGTCTGTCGACTATGATAGGATCAATCGTCAGTTGCATGAAGAGAACCCTGATCCGTCGTTTGGTTACGGGATCGGTAATATTAATCAGCGCATCAAGCTGCACTTCGGAGCGTCTTTCGGATTGAGCTATGCCGGACGCCCGGGAGGCGGCACCAGGGTGACGCTGCATCTTCCGAAGTCATTTCAAGACCGGGAGCAGCAGGAATTGGGCCAAGATGGCAAGCAGAAGTAGCAAGCAAGCCGAAACAACGACATGACATGCAATGTAACAAGCAGCCGCCATTAAGCAAACCGCAACAACCACATGACATGCAATGTAACAAGCAACGCCAATAAGCGGAAGTAATCAATACGGTAGCAAGCAAAAGTAGCAAGCAAGAGTACAAACAGACATAGCCAACAGACATAGCCAACAGACATAGCCAACAGACATAGCCAACAGACACAGCCAACAG from Paenibacillus woosongensis includes the following:
- a CDS encoding YqcI/YcgG family protein codes for the protein MLYDQALMNGLSLKEDGWKYDAYRQFALKLADTEYLFPCIPATIGFKRGQFRYGFASDPRTDEAAAELAGLLGSFGVESRSFGKYTSLILFFKTPQELVQRCSVEEYREIFWRLLLKARELDDRDWPEHIPGDPHDPLWEYCFGQEQYFVYCATPAHRLRQSRHFPYFIMAITPRWVLVEFNASAGAAAHIKHKIRERIVGYDAVGIHPDLNSYGNENNFEWKQYFLGDDSVPSASRCPFSDFRSNKT
- a CDS encoding LysE family transporter, coding for MSLFVSYILLGLSLAAPIGPINAAQMDRGIRGGFWNSWVLGLGSLCADFIFIGLVYFGTVHFLQVPFVKTFLWLFGSFVLLYSGWEGLRGAREVAEYRNARQESLYKSFGAGFILSISNPLSIMFWLGIYGSILAKAAQTYGTKELVLYTSAVVMGLVIWDLTMAAMSSGFRWLLTPRLLTGISVLSGLSLIVFGFYFGWQAYLELFG
- a CDS encoding glycoside hydrolase family 65 protein codes for the protein MPKIADKYLAVDPWKVVEEGFDAGRNRVSESIFSLGNEYMGVRGYPEEGYRGDTLLGSYFNGLFEESKVEAHYKGIIQSLRFMVNAVDWLYTRIMADGETFDMAASAFSDFRRELDFRSGIYKRELVWHLANGKRLKLTFERFVSMRISNLGCQRIIFEPLNFSGTIRVIAGLDFAVLHEDQGRTYWEAVRSGEQSGNTAMLGRTVQTKNRLFSGFRLEATDVVENVAATGATGCDGRFIGRELLLSLEQGQRTVMDKLTVNLAEKDVSRSDEELWNDGLELALRCADLDYDTAAAQQREYWTRVWETSDIVIDGDPENQQGIRFCIFQLYQTYHGDNPGFNIGAKGLTGEAYRGLAFWDTESYCLPFYIFNNPKAARSLLEFRYRSLPHALERAKELDCEGAFYPIATIDGTESCDLWQHSNLQLHVGTAVAYGIRHYVSITGDTSFLYEKGAEMLVQICRFYATRGQYGQKTGEFGYFGVMGPDEFQLMVNNNCYINWMAKKLFEYTLKVLGEMRKADFGAFAALAERLALTEDEQADWREKADRMKIPQDQEKGIYEEHDGFFDMPHLDIHSIPVAEFPLYAHWSYDRLYRYDMIKQPDVLMFMFLYSSEFTRAAKRANYDYYEPRCIHESSLSPSIHSILAAEIGRPEEAYKFFEFATRLDLDNYNRNTREGLHTTSIAAAWMNIVYGFGGMRSDGDKLVFHPSIPDRWERYRFQVFYRGTRLMVEVNQKYAALRVASGPDVEITVYGRDYRVAAAGVKVGLEQAKAGEPG
- a CDS encoding glycosyl hydrolase family 65 protein, which gives rise to MSWIVQENGFDRRRITANGNKFMIGNGYMGYRGTLEEFGRAELTAVTLAGLYDRAGDQWREPVNAPNGMFTQIYCEGELLDVLAGEPLEHVQELDIRHAVHRRRTVYRMPGSSGGGRVTVSMERFCSAKRLHLLAGRVSVQCSEDCELLIRTGIDGDVWDINGPHLAGLAGADAEGCLLLAGRTQELLVPVAVAEAWAWAGAGEPLAGASRAEEAAAGATGEIPAEVNELPLPWKTETKVGADFVFREIRLRCKAGQTYTFHKFTAVFTGLDEGGDSGEAALKYSREAAALGYEALLKEHAENWERKWERSDVVIHGDEEAQAALRYSLYQLHIISPGHSEKLSIPARGLSGQVYKGAVFWDTEMFMLPFYLHTQPEIARNLLMYRVHTLDGARRKAAEYGYEGAFYAWESQETGDDACTLFNVNDVFTGRPLRTYFRDKQVHISADVAYGIWQYYLFTGDGSLLLEGGAEVAWECARFYYSYAYFNPGKQHYEILDVTGPDEYHERVHNNAFTNAMVKKCLSIALEAMAYLQEKQPWQYEALLSGSTVMPEQLREMHDRLYVPQPAADSRLIEQFDRYYTLEDLPLTELQSRMLNPHEYLGGGNGLATTTQILKQADVVLLLHLFGEEYDRDTKRANWEYYEPRTEHGSSLSSCIYALVAADIGIPDWAYPYFMRTATIDLTGDSKQYVGDLYIGGTHPAANGGAWMAAVLGFAGIRFDGGAVRFRPSLPSKWQGVEFPLCLRNQSFRVQVAQSKVTVQAHADNVRGLQFQWGEQIGFAGPGETVSFTCESTSLS
- the pgmB gene encoding beta-phosphoglucomutase, with product MLNTMKGAIFDLDGVIVDTAKYHYLAWRALAKRLGFDFTEEDNERLKGVSRMESLRILLEIGGIEAREVERLEMAKMKNREYVSSISKLDPSEILPGVREYLELLRGRGVKIALGSASQNAAFILSRLGIAGLFDAVIDGTKVSQAKPDPEVFLAASEALGLRPFECVVFEDAAAGVEAGKAAGCKVVGIGSPGILHQADRVIAGLYELI
- a CDS encoding sensor histidine kinase, with the translated sequence MKIRLKNPLYRMNVKRQLILLFLVAIIPLFVLNAYGNYRAGQILKQHVTNAYIELNKQNFKLISRDIEAINKVSSTVFQNALLQKLNPVSREETVLERVKNYENLEKVLASYSQDSDEREPLYYSLYVYDPDNTYSFAPFYPGPRKSGVYFFDDGEKPEWFDEAIGKKGRGYLRLVEHLSPPTRGQSSQKTLAYIRAINSIYTNGTIGVLVVTNLDARIGESLRTVSLPEGELFFTDGKNRILAASTPGHEAVLSLPAEADSGEAMIGVTDVITDKFIYVINYNYVLQQKLVYKVPLQALLQQQNEIKQVIQLISIVYFAVGLFILLYFWRSLMTPLQRLVYFVRRYEPGNVVPETPRMKRNDEISVLIYTIYDMARRLNSLVHYKYAMDLKQKESQLQLLYQQINPHLLYNTLESIYWKSTLEGNTASAEMIKELSKLMKISLSRGRELITLEEELEHASAYIKLQQHRYEYQFHVGIDIPAELLPAAIPKITLQPLIENAIIHGVRHMGEDGEIWISASGDEEYLFIRIEDNGYKSVDYDRINRQLHEENPDPSFGYGIGNINQRIKLHFGASFGLSYAGRPGGGTRVTLHLPKSFQDREQQELGQDGKQK